The Halostagnicola kamekurae sequence CTCAACATCACCGATCGCGCGCCGGGCGGCGCGGAACTGTCCGTCGTCCTCACCACTAGCGAGGACGCCCCAGTACGCGAAGGCGCAGCCGAACGCGAGATTCCCACCGAGGTCGTCCCGCTCGAGGACGGGATGAGCCGAACCGACCACGAGGAGGCCGTCCTCGAGGCGCTTGCCGACTACGAGTTCGACCTGGTCTGTCTCGACGGCTACATGCGTATACTGACGGATACGTTCCTCGATGCGGTTCCGACCACGCTGAACGTCCATCCCTCGCTGCTACCGTCGTTCCCCGGCACGGATGCCTGGGGCGACGCGCTCGAGGCCGGCGTCTCGACGACCGGGTGTACGGTCCACGTCGTCACCGACGCGACTGACGACGAGGGCAACGTCGTCGAGAGCGAGGTCGACGCTGGCCCCATCGTGACCCAGGAGCCGATCCCGGTCTACGAGGGTGACGACGAGGATTCGCTCTCCGACCGGGTGCTCTACGAGGGCGAGTTCCGGGCGTACCCGCGGGCGGTGAAGTGGTTCGCCGAGGACGCGGTCGCGGTCGACGAAGACGGCGGGACGGTTTCCGTCGGCGAGGACGTGGCGACCACCCCCGGAGACGACCACGACGGCCTGCCGGGTCGCCGCCTCGTCTCGAACGATCGGCTCGAGACGCTTCGATACGGGGAGAACCCCCATCAGGACGCCGCGGTCTACACCGACTACACCTGCGAGGAAGCCTCGGTCGTCCACGCCGAGCAGTTGAACGAGGGAGCCAAAGCGCTCTCGTACAACAACTACAACGACGCCGACGGCGCGCTCAATCTGATCAAGGAGTTCGACGAGCCGGCCGCCGCGGTGATCAAACACACGAATCCCGCGGGCTGTGCGACCGCGGATTCGCTCGCCGAGGCCTACGAGAAGGCCCTATCGACGGACCCGATGAGCGCGTTCGGCGGCATCGTCGCGCTCAACCGCGAGTGCGACGCCGAGACCGCAGCACAGGTCATCGACTCGTTCAAGGAGGTCGTCGTCGCGCCGGGTTACAGCGAGGACGCCCTCGAGATTCTCTTCGAGAAGGACAACCTGCGCGTGTTGGACGTTGGCGAACTCGGCGAGCGAACCGAGCGCTTCACCGAAAAGCCGCTCGTCGGCGGTCGGCTCGTTCAGGAACGCGACCGACAGTCGATCTCGGTCGACGACCTCGAGGTCGTCACCGAGCGCGAGCCGACCGACGAGGAGCTCGAGTCGATGATCTTCGGCTGGCAGACGCTCAAACACGTCAAGTCGAACGGAATCCTGTTCACCGAGGGGACCGAGACGGTCGGCG is a genomic window containing:
- the purH gene encoding bifunctional phosphoribosylaminoimidazolecarboxamide formyltransferase/IMP cyclohydrolase, giving the protein MIRIAGMAGNRGRNLLNITDRAPGGAELSVVLTTSEDAPVREGAAEREIPTEVVPLEDGMSRTDHEEAVLEALADYEFDLVCLDGYMRILTDTFLDAVPTTLNVHPSLLPSFPGTDAWGDALEAGVSTTGCTVHVVTDATDDEGNVVESEVDAGPIVTQEPIPVYEGDDEDSLSDRVLYEGEFRAYPRAVKWFAEDAVAVDEDGGTVSVGEDVATTPGDDHDGLPGRRLVSNDRLETLRYGENPHQDAAVYTDYTCEEASVVHAEQLNEGAKALSYNNYNDADGALNLIKEFDEPAAAVIKHTNPAGCATADSLAEAYEKALSTDPMSAFGGIVALNRECDAETAAQVIDSFKEVVVAPGYSEDALEILFEKDNLRVLDVGELGERTERFTEKPLVGGRLVQERDRQSISVDDLEVVTEREPTDEELESMIFGWQTLKHVKSNGILFTEGTETVGVGMGQVSRVDAVRLAAMKADEHAEGKDTEGAVMASDAFFPFPDGIEEAASAGIEAVVQPGGSVNDEDVIAAADEHDIAMAFTGKRSFRHD